The window GGAATTGAACCGTGAAGCCAATACCTTAAGTTCTAAGTCTGTTTCAGAAGAATGTACACAAGCAGCTCTAGAGCTCAAGCTCTTGATCGAGCAGATGCGCGAACAAGTACAAAATTTAGAGTAATTGTTCTTTCGATAAATCCTATGGCTAGCCCAAAACTGAAACCCAATCTTTCTCCTGCTTATCAAGGCAGCATGCTGATGATCGTTGCCCCATCTGGTGCCGGTAAATCGTCTCTAGTGAATGCCTTATTGCAAGAGGACACAGCGCTCAAGCTATCTCTGTCAACTACCACGCGTTCACCCCGGCCTGGTGAAGTCGATGGCAAGGACTATCGTTTTATTGCCAGAGAAGAATTTATTGCCGAGCGTGACCAAGGACATTTTTTAGAGCACGCCGAGGTACACGGCAATTTTTATGGCACCTCCAAGGCCTGGATCGAAGCACAGATGAAAACTGGGCGCGATGTGATGCTCGAGATTGACTGGCAGGGCGCACAGCAGATTCGTCTAATGATTCCTGAAGTACAGTGGATATTCATCTTCCCACCATCGTTTGAGGCACTAGAGGAGCGTTTGCGCAAGCGAGGGCAGGACGATGAGGCCACGATTCAGAGAAGGTTGGCTGCGGCGCACCTCGAGCTCCAGCATGCTCATGAAGCGGATTTCATTGTGATCAATGATGATTTTGAGCAGGCATTGATTGATTTACGCCAGGTAGTTGCAGCTAGCCGCCTGCGTTCAGGACCGATTATGGCCCGCAACCCTGCGCTTTTAAGGCGCCTTGGGGTCTAATCAGTTATCCTATAGGTACTAAAGTTAAATTAAGTGAGTTCAGCATGGCCCGTATTACTGTAGAAGATTGTCTAAAAACTATCCCCAATCGTTTTGAGCTGGTATTGGCTGCGACTTATCGCGCACGTCAATTAGTTCAAGGTCACTCCCCACGTGTCGAAGCTAGAGATAAAGCAACGGTTGTTGCGTTGCGTGAAGTTGCTGCTGGCGTAACTGACCGTGATATGTTGACCAAAGTACCTTTGTAATTCAGGGGTTCCGTTGTGGAGCTCCCCTTAGGAGACCTAAGCACATCGGAATCCACAGGTCGTGTCTCGCCTGAAGAGTCTGGAAAAACTAGTAAGTCCTCGATTATTGCCACCCTGTTGGCGCAATCGAGTCGACATTTGTTTGGCCCTACCTCATCCCCCAAGCTCCCGCTAAAGCATCAAGTTATTTCCATTGAAGGGCTTGTCTCCAAGTTAGGCTATCTCAAGCCGGACGAGATAACTCTCATTAAGAAAGCTTTCCACTTTTCTGATGCTGCCCATTTGGGTCAGTATCGACATAGTGGTGAGCCCTACATTACCCATCCCGTTGCAGTAGCTGAGCTCTGCGCTACTTGGCGCCTAGATGCGTCCTCCATCATGGCTGCGCTATTGCATGACGTGATTGAAGACACTGGCTGCACACAGGCAGACTTAGTCGGTAAGTTCGGTAGCAAAGTAGCGGAGTTAGTTGAGGGTTTAACTAAGCTCGATAAGCTAGAGTTCCAAAGTCATGCAGAAGCCCAGGCGGAGAGCTTTCGCAAAATGTTTATGGCGATGGCACGCGATGTCCGAGTCATTCTGGTCAAGCTCGCAGACCGAACTCACAATATGCGTACGCTAGATGCGGTGCCGATGGAAAAGCGTCGTCGGGTTGCCGCTGAGACTATCGAAATCTACGCGCCCATTGCACACCGTCTTGGTTTAAATGTGATTTACCGCGATCTGCAAGATTTGAGTTTCCGTTTCTCAATGCCGATGCGCTTCAGGGTGATCGAGGGCGCAGTCAAGCGGGCGCGTGGTAATCGCAAAGAGATGGTTGAAAAGATTTTGCAGACCACTCGCATGGCGTTTGCAAAAGCCAATCTCGATGTCGATCTACAGGGCCGAGAAAAAACGCTTTTTAGTATCTATAACAAAATGCGCAGTAAGCATTTAAGCTTTTCTCAAGTACTCGATGTATATGCCTTTAGGGTAACTGTTAGCTCGATTGACGAATGCTACCGTGCGCTCGGTTTATTGCATTCGCTTTACAAGCCGATGCCAGGTAAGTTTAAGGACTACATTGCGATCCCTAAATTCAATGGCTATCAATCTCTGCACACCACGCTGTTGGGTCCATCGGGCGTACCAGTGGAGTTTCAGATTCGCACAAGTGATATGCATGCGGTTGCTGAGGCAGGTGTTGCAGCACATTGGGCCTACAAGGATGGTTCACCGGACATGAGTGAGGTGCAAAATCGCGCTCACCAGTGGCTACAGTCTTTGATCGATATTCAGGACAGTAGCGGCGACTCTCAAGAATTCTTAGAGCACGTCAAAATTGATTTGTTCCCTGATGCGGTTTACGTCTTTACTCCCAAGGGGCAAATCAGAGCATTGCCACGGGGTGCTACCGCGCTTGATTTTGCGTATTCGATTCATAGTGATCTGGGTAACACTTGCGTAGCCGTGAGGATTAACGGCATGCAACTGCCGCTACGCAGTGAATTAAAGAATGGCGACATTATTGAGGTGGTGATCTCTGCAAACTCTCAACCCAATCCTGGTTGGCTAGCTTTTGTCAGAACTGGTAAGGCCAGAGCTTCTATTCGTCACTCGCTCAAGACCAAGCACTATGCTGAGTCCTTGCAATTAGGCGAACGTCTCTTGGCAAGTGCTTTACGTCAGCAGGGCGTAGATGCAGGTCTCTTATCTCCTGAGGTTTGGGAAAAACTACTACATTGGACTGGTGACAAAACGCGCGAAGAAGGCTGCGTCAATATTGCATTAGGACGAAGATCACCGCAAGAGCTCGCCATTCGTCTGAAGATTTTGATCGACGATGAGGGCGGCACTGAGCAAATGCGTTTAGGTGCGACTGACTGGGTTTCTCCCCATCAAGAAATCGCCTCCAACCACCATCAGCGTCAGGCAATCTTGGTCGATGGTCGTGAAGGTAACTCTATCAGTTTTCAGACCTGCTGCCATCCAATTCCTGGTGACAACATCATCGGCTACCTTGGTAAGGGCGAAGGTTTACAGGTTCACACGAATGACTGCACGGTTGCCCTCAGAATGCTTTCAAAAGACAGTGATAAGTGGGTAGAGGTAGAGTGGGGTAAAGAAGTCAATCGTGAGTTTGAGGTCGATTTGGCAATCGATACCCGTCAAGGTAAAGGGGTTCTCGCCAGAGTTGCCAGTAGCGTGACTGCTGCAGATGCCAACATCATGAACGTCTCGATGAACGATCGTTACAAAGAAGATGCCGTTACTATTCGCTTTACTGTCCAGGTATCAGACCGCCTACATCTTTCCAAGGTCATGCGCAGTTTGCGTGCCAATCAGGATGTGATGCGCGTGACCCGGGTTCGGGTCAGCTAAATCAGTCTAGCTCGCATTACTTGTTACTCATCACTGGTACTGAACATCGAGGATTTCTATTTCAGTAGGTCCGGTGGGTGTTTGAATTTTGACGCAATCTCCTAAGCGCGCTTTAATTAAGGCTTTGGCAATGGGCGATACCCAACTGACATGCCCGCACTCTAAATCCACTTCATCAACCCCTACGATCGTGATGCAAGTTTGCTTACCGATATCTGGACCTTCAAGACTTTCATAGGTCACCGTAGCCCCAAAAAAGACCTGTTCAGCGTCCGCATCTCCAGATTTTCGGGCTTGGTTATCCACTACAACAGCAAATTCGAGGCGCTGATTGAGGAAGCGAATCCGGCGATCAATCTCACGAAGCCGCTTTTTTCCGTAGATGTAATCCCCATTTTCTGAGCGATCGCCATTAGAGGCTGCCCAGTGCACAACCTTGACAACCTCAGGCCGATCAAGGTTCAGGAGCTGTAAAAGCTCACTTTTAATGCGCTCATGACCGGCGGGCGTGATGTAGTTCTTCTCTTCCATGGCATAATTATGGCTGTTGCGGCTGTAGCTCAGCTGGATAGAGTACTTGGCTACGAACCAAGGGGTCGTGGGTTCAATTCCTGCCAGCCGCACCAACTCATACAGGGCCTAGTCCAAAAACTAGGCCCTTTTTCTTTTGTAGGCTTTTCACAATGCTTTCATCGGGATCCCTTATAGTTCGAATATGAGTATTTCAGACCCTAATTCCTCGACTTTGACAGCCCCAGTAGCGGTTTGGTCACAAGTGGATCAAAACCACGCTCAAGTGACCTTGAGTGGTGCTGTGAATGTCTACTCCTTGGCAAGGGTATGGAGTGATGTACGCGTGAAGCAAGCTGCTTGGTTGGCTCAAGGTGGCGGCAATGCCCAATCTCTTCTCTTTGATGCCTCAAAGGTCACCTCGCTAGATGGTTCTGCATTCGCATTTTTGATTGATGTGGAAGAGGCTCAACA is drawn from Polynucleobacter arcticus and contains these coding sequences:
- the gmk gene encoding guanylate kinase; this translates as MASPKLKPNLSPAYQGSMLMIVAPSGAGKSSLVNALLQEDTALKLSLSTTTRSPRPGEVDGKDYRFIAREEFIAERDQGHFLEHAEVHGNFYGTSKAWIEAQMKTGRDVMLEIDWQGAQQIRLMIPEVQWIFIFPPSFEALEERLRKRGQDDEATIQRRLAAAHLELQHAHEADFIVINDDFEQALIDLRQVVAASRLRSGPIMARNPALLRRLGV
- the rpoZ gene encoding DNA-directed RNA polymerase subunit omega, encoding MARITVEDCLKTIPNRFELVLAATYRARQLVQGHSPRVEARDKATVVALREVAAGVTDRDMLTKVPL
- a CDS encoding RelA/SpoT family protein; amino-acid sequence: MELPLGDLSTSESTGRVSPEESGKTSKSSIIATLLAQSSRHLFGPTSSPKLPLKHQVISIEGLVSKLGYLKPDEITLIKKAFHFSDAAHLGQYRHSGEPYITHPVAVAELCATWRLDASSIMAALLHDVIEDTGCTQADLVGKFGSKVAELVEGLTKLDKLEFQSHAEAQAESFRKMFMAMARDVRVILVKLADRTHNMRTLDAVPMEKRRRVAAETIEIYAPIAHRLGLNVIYRDLQDLSFRFSMPMRFRVIEGAVKRARGNRKEMVEKILQTTRMAFAKANLDVDLQGREKTLFSIYNKMRSKHLSFSQVLDVYAFRVTVSSIDECYRALGLLHSLYKPMPGKFKDYIAIPKFNGYQSLHTTLLGPSGVPVEFQIRTSDMHAVAEAGVAAHWAYKDGSPDMSEVQNRAHQWLQSLIDIQDSSGDSQEFLEHVKIDLFPDAVYVFTPKGQIRALPRGATALDFAYSIHSDLGNTCVAVRINGMQLPLRSELKNGDIIEVVISANSQPNPGWLAFVRTGKARASIRHSLKTKHYAESLQLGERLLASALRQQGVDAGLLSPEVWEKLLHWTGDKTREEGCVNIALGRRSPQELAIRLKILIDDEGGTEQMRLGATDWVSPHQEIASNHHQRQAILVDGREGNSISFQTCCHPIPGDNIIGYLGKGEGLQVHTNDCTVALRMLSKDSDKWVEVEWGKEVNREFEVDLAIDTRQGKGVLARVASSVTAADANIMNVSMNDRYKEDAVTIRFTVQVSDRLHLSKVMRSLRANQDVMRVTRVRVS
- the greB gene encoding transcription elongation factor GreB: MEEKNYITPAGHERIKSELLQLLNLDRPEVVKVVHWAASNGDRSENGDYIYGKKRLREIDRRIRFLNQRLEFAVVVDNQARKSGDADAEQVFFGATVTYESLEGPDIGKQTCITIVGVDEVDLECGHVSWVSPIAKALIKARLGDCVKIQTPTGPTEIEILDVQYQ